In one Bdellovibrio sp. ArHS genomic region, the following are encoded:
- the smc gene encoding chromosome segregation protein SMC, translating to MRIKKIELIGFKSFKDRTVIHFDAGITGIVGPNGCGKSNIVDALMWVMGEMSAKDLRGSQMTDVIFGGAEGYAPLGMCEVSLTLENDGGAFPAKYIKHSEIMVTRRLHRNGEGEYFINKEPARLKDVQEIFMDTGAGSKGFSIIAQGMIGKIITAKPEDRRMLIEEAAGITKFKARKKESQRKLQATDQNLVRLQDIIGELKRQIDSLQRQAQRAERYRNIKNQIEDLDLWLSSAQYIELKRAADEAQAIFNEAQSMEVEGETNLSTLQGQLEVLKLQILEKEKAVEEQQNEFYLKQSSVQKKEMEIQELRFEIEQARRNEQMTGTILQEQQARQELLARDKAQLEAQVAELKEESESLTAAFTEKNDIYQNFNSRIAEVDEELTTKRRELFAMGQSESSLDARVNSLSAQIADLTERQDNEQQVVNELREKQVEFEARRKKVFGELEKERQMQLDLASDVDSFEANKKILTESVAEKRAEVESFKDSLNEVASRLYGLENLQNNFEGFQEGVKQVMLWQKTRTQELMADGSVVTHFQPVSEVVEVPAEYEVAMEAALGSRLQMLLSSDANIAVDAVTHLKEQKSGRSSFLSANDKGLTFQRSEAPVGEDGVQAILKDVVQAADKFKNTVTYMLDGVAIVDSIRTALNLRAKYEGWTFVTLDGDTLTADGVLTGGSSESADSGVLKRRREIKELSEKKDEFAGKLQLAQMSLKKTEEQLANVLNDFEGAQKRKIDQEIKVTELRKDLERAENELVNAQTAVERQERELKKITEQVELQEQKLEELNEALVAAREKKVLLEGEVESLNTELNSTRTGFDGLQAEVTDLQVKSASKTQEYTGVLRQLEMVSKSLSDLDTQLARMSEEAEGYNSQMTESQVTLEEKKIEFERLLTEVETLKLQVARTKDEYEVMSESARTIEEEAMSSQRARNERQHKMNDSQLKLEQAKMKEQYLIDSIRERYMLNLPDVVEKYADREGDFSTADSELKELREKLAKIGEVNLSAIEEYEETAQRYEFLTKQHADLTEAKEQLRKVIDRINRICSKRFKETFDLVNDRFTRVFPVLFGGGEAKLELIENEEKGEMGIEIIARPPGKKMQNVSLMSGGEKALTAVALVFSIFLVKPSPYCLLDEVDAPLDDANVFRFNDLVREMAKRSQIIVVTHNKHTMEVAKKLYGVTMQERGVSTMVSVSLQDIT from the coding sequence GTGAGAATCAAAAAAATTGAACTGATTGGTTTTAAGTCCTTTAAAGATCGCACCGTCATTCACTTTGACGCTGGTATCACTGGTATCGTGGGTCCGAATGGTTGCGGTAAATCCAATATCGTCGATGCCCTCATGTGGGTTATGGGTGAAATGTCTGCAAAGGACCTTCGTGGTTCCCAAATGACGGACGTCATCTTTGGCGGCGCAGAAGGCTATGCTCCACTAGGTATGTGTGAAGTGTCTTTGACGCTTGAAAACGACGGTGGCGCTTTCCCAGCAAAATACATCAAACACTCCGAAATCATGGTGACTCGTCGCCTTCACCGTAATGGCGAAGGGGAGTACTTCATCAATAAAGAACCAGCACGTTTGAAAGACGTGCAAGAGATCTTTATGGATACCGGTGCGGGTTCTAAAGGTTTCTCGATCATCGCTCAAGGTATGATCGGTAAGATCATCACGGCGAAACCGGAAGACCGTCGCATGCTGATTGAAGAAGCGGCCGGTATCACGAAGTTCAAAGCTCGTAAGAAAGAATCTCAACGTAAACTGCAGGCCACAGATCAAAACTTGGTTCGTTTGCAGGACATCATCGGCGAGTTGAAACGCCAGATTGATTCCTTGCAAAGACAAGCTCAGCGTGCCGAGCGTTACCGCAATATTAAAAACCAAATCGAAGATTTGGATCTTTGGTTGTCTTCGGCTCAATATATCGAGTTGAAGCGTGCCGCGGATGAAGCACAAGCCATCTTCAATGAGGCCCAAAGCATGGAAGTGGAAGGGGAAACCAACCTTTCGACTTTGCAAGGTCAGTTGGAGGTTCTAAAACTGCAAATTCTTGAAAAAGAAAAAGCGGTGGAAGAACAACAAAATGAATTCTATTTAAAACAATCTTCTGTTCAGAAAAAAGAGATGGAGATCCAAGAGCTTCGTTTCGAAATCGAGCAGGCTCGCCGTAACGAACAAATGACCGGCACGATCTTGCAAGAACAGCAAGCTCGTCAGGAACTTTTGGCTCGTGATAAAGCGCAACTTGAAGCGCAAGTGGCGGAACTTAAAGAAGAGTCCGAGTCTTTGACTGCGGCCTTCACAGAAAAAAACGACATCTATCAGAACTTCAATTCGCGCATTGCGGAAGTGGATGAAGAGTTAACGACGAAACGTCGCGAATTGTTCGCCATGGGACAGTCCGAGTCTTCTTTGGATGCCCGGGTGAATTCTTTGTCTGCGCAAATCGCGGATCTGACCGAGCGTCAAGACAACGAACAGCAAGTCGTTAACGAACTTCGCGAAAAACAAGTCGAGTTCGAAGCGCGTCGTAAGAAGGTCTTCGGTGAGCTTGAAAAAGAACGCCAAATGCAGTTGGACCTGGCTTCGGATGTCGATTCTTTTGAAGCGAATAAAAAAATCCTTACAGAATCTGTCGCCGAGAAAAGAGCTGAAGTTGAATCATTCAAGGATTCTTTGAATGAGGTGGCTTCACGTTTGTACGGTCTTGAGAATCTGCAAAACAACTTCGAAGGTTTCCAAGAGGGTGTGAAGCAGGTCATGCTATGGCAGAAGACCCGCACGCAAGAGTTGATGGCCGATGGTTCGGTGGTGACTCACTTCCAACCGGTTTCAGAGGTTGTTGAAGTTCCGGCAGAATACGAAGTGGCGATGGAAGCGGCTTTGGGCTCACGCCTGCAAATGCTTCTTTCTTCAGATGCGAATATCGCGGTCGATGCGGTCACTCATCTGAAAGAACAAAAATCAGGTCGTTCCAGCTTCCTTTCAGCTAACGACAAAGGTTTGACGTTCCAACGTTCCGAAGCCCCTGTGGGCGAGGACGGTGTTCAGGCGATTCTTAAAGATGTGGTTCAGGCGGCTGATAAGTTTAAAAACACAGTCACTTATATGCTGGATGGAGTGGCGATCGTTGACTCTATCCGTACGGCTTTGAACTTGCGGGCGAAATACGAAGGCTGGACATTCGTGACTCTTGACGGTGACACGTTGACTGCCGACGGAGTTTTGACGGGTGGTTCTTCTGAATCTGCGGATTCAGGGGTTTTGAAGCGTCGTCGTGAAATCAAAGAATTGTCCGAGAAAAAAGACGAATTTGCCGGAAAATTGCAATTGGCACAAATGTCTTTGAAAAAGACGGAAGAGCAATTGGCAAATGTTCTCAATGACTTCGAAGGCGCGCAAAAACGCAAGATCGATCAAGAGATCAAAGTAACGGAACTAAGAAAAGATCTTGAGCGTGCTGAAAACGAATTGGTGAACGCGCAAACGGCGGTAGAACGCCAAGAGCGCGAGTTGAAAAAAATCACTGAGCAAGTGGAACTTCAGGAACAAAAACTTGAAGAGTTGAACGAAGCTTTAGTGGCCGCTCGTGAAAAGAAAGTTCTTCTTGAAGGTGAAGTCGAGTCTTTGAATACCGAGTTGAATTCGACTCGTACGGGCTTCGATGGCTTGCAAGCGGAAGTGACGGATCTTCAGGTGAAATCGGCTTCTAAAACGCAGGAATACACCGGCGTTCTTAGACAGCTTGAAATGGTTTCAAAATCATTGAGCGACTTGGACACCCAACTAGCTCGTATGAGTGAAGAGGCCGAAGGTTACAACTCTCAGATGACTGAGAGCCAAGTGACTTTGGAAGAAAAGAAAATCGAATTTGAACGTCTTTTGACAGAAGTAGAGACTTTGAAACTTCAAGTGGCTCGAACCAAAGACGAATACGAAGTGATGTCTGAATCCGCGCGTACGATTGAAGAAGAAGCGATGTCTTCGCAACGTGCTCGCAATGAACGACAGCACAAAATGAACGACTCTCAATTGAAGCTTGAGCAGGCGAAGATGAAAGAGCAGTACCTCATCGATTCTATTCGTGAGCGTTATATGCTGAATCTTCCAGACGTTGTTGAAAAATACGCAGATCGTGAAGGTGACTTCTCGACGGCGGATTCAGAACTTAAAGAACTTCGTGAAAAACTGGCTAAGATCGGGGAAGTGAATCTTTCCGCGATCGAAGAGTACGAAGAAACGGCGCAACGTTATGAGTTCTTGACGAAACAACACGCCGACCTGACGGAAGCCAAAGAACAGCTTCGTAAGGTGATCGATCGTATCAACAGAATTTGTTCTAAACGTTTCAAAGAGACTTTCGATCTTGTGAACGACAGATTCACGCGCGTATTCCCAGTGCTTTTCGGCGGTGGGGAAGCGAAGTTGGAGTTGATCGAAAACGAAGAAAAAGGCGAAATGGGTATCGAGATCATCGCTCGTCCTCCGGGCAAAAAGATGCAAAACGTGTCTTTGATGTCAGGTGGAGAAAAAGCGTTAACAGCGGTGGCGCTGGTCTTCTCGATCTTCCTGGTAAAACCTTCTCCATACTGTTTGCTGGATGAGGTTGACGCTCCACTTGATGATGCGAACGTCTTCCGTTTCAACGACTTGGTTCGTGAGATGGCAAAACGCTCTCAGATCATCGTAGTAACGCATAATAAACACACGATGGAAGTGGCTAAGAAACTTTACGGTGTGACGATGCAAGAGCGCGGTGTTTCGACGATGGTTTCAGTTTCTCTTCAAGACATCACATAG
- the ppdK gene encoding pyruvate, phosphate dikinase, whose product MHQNVNTAEKASSTSTIPQKFVYFFAAGEAEGNAGMKNILGGKGANLAEMTSLGIPVPPGFTISTEICAHFYEAGGKLPEWVRPAVTAAMAKVETKIGKKFGDVNNPLLVSVRSGARASMPGMMDTILNLGLNDQTVEGLAKSSNNARFAWDSYRRFIQMYSDVVMGMNSSLLEVTLEDLKEEKHYKLDTELTVDDWKVLVKKFKELVHQMTGQSFPTDPWEQLWGAVSAVFRSWNTPRAITYRELHSIPAAWGTAVNVQSMVFGNMGDDSATGVAFTRNPSTGEKAFYGEFLINAQGEDVVAGIRTPQPITKIAAEGSGMKSLEEALPEAYKQLVDIYKKLEAHYRDMQDIEFTIERGVLWMLQTRNGKRTAAAALKIACDMIDEKLITQDEALLRLDPGALDQLLHPTLDPKAQKTLLAKGLPASPGGVNGQIVFTSEEAVEWKEQGKKVILVRVETSPEDIAGMVAAQGIFTTRGGMTSHAAVVARGMGKCCVAGCGEVEVDYRTETMKVKGYVLKKGDVITLDGSTGEVYLGEVKTIEPKLDGNFERIMKIADQVRKLKVRTNADTPKDAQTARNFGAEGIGLCRTEHMFFGADRIDAVREMIIADNKSDREKALVKLLPMQRDDFYQLFKIMDGLPVTIRLLDPPLHEFVPHTDEETKDLAKRLGTDYERLRAKVKSLHEFNPMLGHRGCRLAITFPEIYQMQVRAIAEAACMMIAEGKKLVPEIMIPLVATDKELDILRILAINEMKKVQQEKGAKFDYLVGTMIELPRAAITADAIAEHADFFSFGTNDLTQTTLGLSRDDSGRFLGSYVSSGILPKDPFMSIDQTGVGSLVKMGTELGRRTKPDLKVGVCGEHGGDPESIEFFHKVGLDYVSCSPFRVPIARLAAARAALLGKKLH is encoded by the coding sequence ATGCACCAGAATGTAAACACGGCTGAAAAAGCTTCTTCAACATCTACGATTCCGCAGAAGTTCGTGTACTTCTTTGCTGCCGGCGAAGCCGAAGGCAATGCGGGAATGAAAAACATCCTGGGCGGTAAAGGGGCCAATCTGGCAGAGATGACCTCTCTGGGGATTCCTGTTCCTCCGGGCTTCACAATCTCGACAGAGATCTGTGCACACTTCTATGAAGCCGGTGGCAAGCTTCCCGAGTGGGTTCGTCCCGCTGTGACAGCCGCGATGGCGAAAGTTGAAACCAAGATCGGTAAAAAATTTGGTGATGTGAACAATCCACTTCTTGTCTCTGTACGCTCTGGGGCTCGCGCTTCTATGCCAGGCATGATGGATACGATTTTGAACTTGGGTTTGAATGATCAGACCGTCGAGGGTTTGGCAAAGTCTTCAAATAACGCGCGTTTTGCGTGGGACTCTTATCGTCGCTTCATTCAAATGTACTCTGATGTTGTGATGGGTATGAACTCGTCACTTCTGGAAGTGACGCTGGAAGACCTGAAGGAAGAAAAGCACTACAAGCTGGATACAGAGCTGACAGTGGATGATTGGAAAGTTCTTGTAAAAAAATTCAAAGAGCTTGTTCATCAGATGACTGGACAGTCCTTCCCAACAGATCCTTGGGAGCAGTTGTGGGGCGCGGTTTCCGCGGTTTTCCGTTCTTGGAATACGCCTCGCGCGATCACTTACCGTGAACTGCACAGCATTCCTGCTGCATGGGGAACGGCTGTCAATGTTCAATCCATGGTGTTCGGAAACATGGGCGACGACTCTGCGACGGGTGTGGCGTTTACGCGCAATCCTTCGACAGGTGAAAAAGCTTTCTATGGTGAGTTCCTGATTAATGCTCAGGGTGAGGACGTTGTGGCAGGTATCCGTACGCCACAACCGATTACCAAAATTGCCGCGGAAGGCTCGGGCATGAAGTCTTTGGAAGAAGCTCTGCCAGAGGCTTATAAGCAGCTTGTAGATATTTATAAAAAATTGGAAGCGCACTATCGCGATATGCAGGACATCGAGTTCACAATTGAACGTGGTGTTTTGTGGATGCTGCAAACGCGTAACGGAAAACGTACCGCGGCGGCGGCTTTGAAAATTGCTTGTGACATGATCGACGAAAAGCTGATCACGCAAGATGAAGCCTTGTTGCGCCTCGATCCAGGAGCTTTGGATCAGCTTCTGCATCCTACTTTGGATCCTAAAGCGCAAAAAACTCTTCTTGCGAAAGGTTTGCCGGCGTCACCAGGTGGTGTGAACGGTCAAATCGTATTCACCTCTGAAGAAGCGGTCGAGTGGAAAGAGCAAGGTAAGAAAGTCATCCTAGTTCGCGTCGAAACGTCTCCGGAAGACATCGCGGGCATGGTGGCGGCGCAAGGGATCTTCACAACTCGCGGAGGTATGACGTCCCACGCGGCGGTTGTGGCTCGCGGTATGGGTAAGTGCTGCGTTGCTGGTTGTGGTGAAGTAGAAGTCGACTATCGCACAGAAACCATGAAAGTGAAGGGCTACGTTCTGAAGAAGGGCGATGTGATCACTTTGGATGGTTCAACCGGTGAAGTGTATTTGGGCGAAGTAAAAACGATCGAGCCTAAACTTGATGGCAACTTTGAGCGCATCATGAAGATCGCCGATCAAGTTCGTAAATTAAAAGTTCGCACCAATGCGGACACGCCGAAAGATGCACAAACCGCGCGTAACTTTGGCGCTGAAGGGATCGGTCTTTGCCGTACTGAGCATATGTTCTTCGGCGCAGATCGTATCGATGCGGTTCGCGAAATGATTATTGCTGACAATAAGTCCGATCGCGAAAAAGCCTTGGTGAAATTGTTGCCAATGCAACGTGATGACTTCTATCAATTGTTCAAGATTATGGACGGCTTGCCAGTAACGATTCGTTTGTTGGATCCACCTTTACATGAGTTCGTTCCGCACACAGATGAAGAGACGAAAGATCTGGCCAAGCGTTTGGGCACAGACTATGAGCGTCTGCGCGCGAAAGTGAAGTCCTTGCATGAGTTCAATCCGATGCTGGGTCATCGTGGCTGCCGTTTGGCAATCACTTTCCCAGAGATCTATCAAATGCAAGTGCGCGCGATCGCGGAAGCGGCTTGTATGATGATTGCCGAAGGTAAAAAGCTTGTTCCGGAAATCATGATTCCGCTGGTGGCGACGGATAAGGAATTAGACATCCTTCGCATCTTGGCGATCAATGAAATGAAAAAGGTGCAGCAAGAAAAAGGGGCGAAGTTTGATTATCTTGTAGGAACGATGATTGAGCTTCCGCGCGCGGCGATCACAGCTGACGCCATTGCTGAGCATGCGGACTTCTTCAGCTTCGGGACCAATGACTTAACTCAGACGACGTTGGGTCTTTCTCGTGATGACTCGGGTCGCTTCTTAGGTTCGTATGTGTCTTCGGGCATCTTGCCTAAAGATCCTTTTATGTCCATCGATCAAACTGGTGTTGGTTCGTTGGTGAAAATGGGTACGGAGCTAGGTCGTCGTACTAAGCCTGATCTTAAAGTCGGCGTCTGCGGTGAGCACGGTGGTGATCCTGAATCGATCGAGTTCTTCCATAAGGTCGGACTGGATTATGTGTCTTGTTCTCCTTTCCGTGTACCTATTGCCCGCTTGGCAGCAGCTCGTGCGGCACTTTTAGGTAAGAAGCTTCATTAG
- a CDS encoding VWA domain-containing protein produces MKLLSKVLCFAAAFGALSGCGSDSPDLIGKAIFKNEEFQEKPKDFTVFNPKVDILFVIDDSGSMADAQNNLSRNAFAFADAISKVSILDYHIGVVTTDMDECRSRCGKLVGSPVYVEKTTPDLVANLARRMLVGTNGSPTEEMFGPVVEALSPSLELGANLGFYRQDAFLAVIFITDAKDQSQLAPQDFLKVLATKKGDAARVLGYGVIRTLAEEKSCDGSEDLDNKLEVFLESVVNGDKAQKNILSLCSPDYGVKLAEFAKDIVKRTAGTVKLSRTPDVKTIKVSYGTQVIPNSLTEGWVYEPSTNSILLSEGIVWNVQGPGVGLTIDFEAIDME; encoded by the coding sequence ATGAAACTTCTATCTAAAGTTCTTTGTTTTGCAGCGGCCTTCGGAGCTTTGTCAGGTTGCGGAAGTGATTCTCCGGACTTGATCGGCAAGGCGATCTTCAAGAATGAAGAATTTCAGGAAAAGCCTAAAGACTTTACGGTTTTTAATCCCAAAGTGGATATCTTATTTGTGATTGATGACTCGGGAAGTATGGCGGATGCACAGAACAATTTAAGCCGCAATGCTTTCGCCTTTGCAGATGCGATTTCCAAGGTGTCTATCCTGGATTATCACATTGGTGTTGTCACGACGGATATGGATGAATGTCGTAGTCGTTGTGGCAAACTTGTCGGAAGCCCGGTTTACGTTGAAAAGACGACTCCGGACTTGGTTGCGAATCTGGCTCGTCGGATGCTTGTGGGCACAAACGGAAGTCCGACGGAAGAAATGTTCGGTCCCGTCGTGGAAGCGCTTTCCCCTTCATTGGAGCTAGGGGCGAACCTTGGATTCTATCGCCAGGACGCTTTTTTGGCGGTGATTTTTATCACGGATGCCAAGGATCAATCGCAACTGGCGCCCCAAGACTTTCTGAAAGTTTTGGCGACGAAAAAAGGCGATGCCGCACGCGTATTGGGCTATGGAGTTATCCGAACATTGGCCGAGGAAAAATCCTGCGACGGTTCGGAAGACCTGGATAATAAATTGGAAGTGTTCTTGGAGTCTGTCGTGAACGGCGATAAGGCGCAAAAAAACATCTTAAGCCTTTGCTCTCCAGACTACGGTGTGAAACTGGCAGAGTTTGCGAAAGACATTGTGAAAAGAACCGCGGGAACTGTGAAACTCAGCCGTACTCCTGATGTGAAAACTATCAAAGTTTCTTACGGGACGCAGGTGATTCCGAACAGTTTGACCGAGGGTTGGGTTTATGAGCCCTCCACGAACTCTATTCTGCTATCAGAGGGTATTGTGTGGAATGTTCAAGGACCGGGAGTTGGTTTGACGATCGACTTTGAAGCTATTGACATGGAATAG
- a CDS encoding outer membrane beta-barrel domain-containing protein — translation MKSLSFIFALFVSSMAFAQSVEQEVDSFGGNEALYLKAKALNPEVENEVVQNRFTPRTNRFEVAPEFSGVFNGDSYNRTTNAGLNVHYHINPSWSVGVKYNYSFNSLTPEGKSAVDKASQNAAQNPKEPSYLFPQVIYPKSETLGLVNWYPIVGKLSFGKYGVAHFDTYLTAGYGQMELSNGTSPAATLGIGFGFWVNSNLTTRLEYRAQQYKAEYYNKTENMLTNVASVQMGWML, via the coding sequence ATGAAATCTTTAAGCTTTATTTTTGCTCTTTTTGTTTCTTCTATGGCTTTCGCTCAATCGGTTGAGCAAGAAGTGGATTCTTTCGGTGGCAACGAAGCTCTATATTTGAAAGCGAAAGCCTTGAATCCGGAAGTGGAAAACGAAGTCGTTCAGAATCGCTTTACGCCAAGAACCAATCGCTTTGAAGTGGCTCCCGAGTTTTCAGGTGTTTTCAATGGCGATTCATACAATCGCACAACCAACGCCGGTTTGAACGTTCACTATCACATCAATCCAAGTTGGAGTGTGGGCGTGAAGTACAACTATTCTTTCAACTCGTTGACGCCAGAAGGTAAGTCCGCAGTTGATAAAGCCAGCCAAAATGCGGCGCAAAATCCCAAAGAGCCGAGTTACCTATTCCCTCAGGTGATTTATCCAAAATCTGAGACTTTAGGTTTGGTGAACTGGTATCCAATCGTGGGCAAGTTGAGCTTCGGTAAATACGGGGTTGCGCACTTCGACACTTATTTGACAGCGGGTTATGGCCAGATGGAACTTTCTAATGGAACCAGCCCTGCGGCGACGTTGGGAATTGGTTTTGGTTTCTGGGTGAATTCAAACCTGACAACTCGCTTGGAATACCGTGCGCAACAATACAAAGCTGAATACTACAACAAAACTGAGAACATGTTGACCAACGTGGCCTCTGTACAAATGGGTTGGATGCTATGA
- a CDS encoding AgmX/PglI C-terminal domain-containing protein, with amino-acid sequence MNLRLILEDNAGNVTRQIPVTEKKAQLIQRFDTKRLEVVTDTAALTKDKIKFSKLADLDFDEMKDRKFPLGNFGSLRLVQAIKNVPVDGSVRTDSKKDLKASMLFAFAVFLLLLSIYQFAPRENAKVTEELKQQVVKIVQTKEMKRKTVEPTTNMAADPTATKMPTKRAELVKRSGALSALGSLRSGKQRGGLNLGAVNTTAGIGLGGTGGSGGVQTSLYGKGITSAPLGTGGNIQGGGGYGTKGKGGGQAGYGSLSLVGSAGGAPVPLGAEAEVAQGLDRSAIDEVIRRNLGQVRFCYEQALQGTPNLSGRVAMGFTIGGNGLVKSASVESSSMANKGVEDCITMRLKTWKFPVPQGGVDVKVTYPFVLRRQGQG; translated from the coding sequence ATGAATCTTAGACTCATTTTAGAAGACAATGCAGGAAATGTGACTCGTCAGATTCCGGTAACGGAAAAGAAGGCGCAGTTGATTCAGCGTTTTGATACAAAACGTCTGGAAGTTGTAACTGACACTGCGGCTTTGACGAAAGATAAAATCAAGTTCTCTAAGCTTGCGGACCTGGATTTCGATGAAATGAAGGATCGAAAATTCCCGCTGGGTAATTTCGGTTCTTTGCGCCTGGTGCAAGCAATTAAAAACGTCCCCGTTGATGGTTCCGTTCGCACGGATTCAAAGAAGGATCTGAAAGCATCCATGCTTTTCGCCTTTGCGGTGTTCCTTCTTTTGCTTTCGATCTATCAGTTTGCTCCTCGTGAAAACGCGAAAGTCACTGAAGAATTGAAGCAACAGGTCGTGAAGATCGTTCAGACTAAAGAGATGAAGCGTAAGACGGTGGAGCCAACGACCAATATGGCGGCAGATCCTACTGCGACAAAAATGCCAACGAAGCGCGCGGAACTGGTTAAACGTTCGGGTGCTCTTTCCGCTTTGGGAAGTCTGCGTTCTGGTAAACAACGCGGGGGCTTGAATCTGGGCGCCGTGAACACCACAGCCGGTATCGGTTTGGGTGGTACGGGTGGCAGTGGCGGTGTGCAAACATCACTTTATGGTAAAGGCATCACTTCGGCTCCTTTGGGAACGGGTGGAAATATTCAGGGTGGCGGTGGCTACGGAACTAAAGGCAAAGGCGGTGGCCAAGCTGGTTACGGAAGTCTTTCTTTAGTGGGTTCTGCCGGTGGAGCACCAGTTCCACTGGGTGCGGAAGCCGAAGTTGCGCAAGGTTTGGATCGTTCCGCTATCGACGAAGTCATTCGTCGTAACTTGGGCCAAGTCCGATTCTGTTACGAGCAGGCATTGCAAGGCACTCCGAACTTAAGCGGACGTGTGGCGATGGGTTTCACCATCGGCGGCAATGGTCTAGTGAAATCAGCTTCAGTTGAAAGTTCTTCGATGGCGAACAAGGGTGTCGAAGATTGTATTACAATGCGTTTGAAAACGTGGAAGTTCCCCGTGCCTCAAGGAGGCGTGGACGTGAAAGTAACTTATCCGTTTGTATTGCGCAGACAAGGGCAGGGGTAG
- a CDS encoding biopolymer transporter ExbD: protein MISDGILKTSVLTGTLEGHSIINPRGAKGKRNIAADLLLTALIDAFSILVIFLLMNFSSTGEILMIGKNQELPKAHLGAVLERNPVIKIDEGKIYVEDKLVTADTITAELLELRKKYQELHPNEAFPGVATIQADRRVKYEFLNQVILGMNQAGYSDIKFAVVLK, encoded by the coding sequence GTGATTTCTGATGGCATTTTAAAGACATCAGTCTTAACGGGGACTTTAGAGGGACACTCTATTATCAATCCTCGTGGAGCTAAAGGAAAACGCAACATCGCGGCTGATCTTCTTTTGACGGCCTTGATCGATGCGTTCTCTATCCTAGTGATCTTCCTTCTTATGAATTTCTCCAGCACTGGTGAAATCCTGATGATTGGCAAAAACCAGGAGCTTCCGAAGGCCCATCTTGGCGCTGTTTTGGAAAGAAATCCGGTAATCAAAATCGACGAAGGCAAGATTTACGTTGAAGATAAATTAGTCACCGCAGATACGATCACTGCGGAACTTTTGGAACTTCGTAAGAAGTACCAGGAGCTTCACCCGAATGAAGCCTTCCCGGGGGTGGCAACGATTCAAGCTGACCGCCGAGTGAAGTATGAGTTCCTGAACCAGGTCATACTGGGGATGAACCAAGCGGGATACAGCGATATTAAATTTGCAGTTGTGCTGAAGTAG
- a CDS encoding biopolymer transporter ExbD, with protein MKHSKKHLDFEVNLIPFIDLLSVSICFLLITAVWLNVGSMDVKQAVGGQAQEDTKKSPLVWIRMTPAGDLDLEVQQSSLVPAGLRKFRVAQVDKKVNYEGLEKALTNLKAVEPSLNTGLIQPTAATSYEEIIDVMDQLKKSGMNDLGVSPL; from the coding sequence ATGAAACACTCTAAAAAGCATTTGGATTTTGAAGTTAACCTTATTCCGTTCATTGACTTGTTGTCAGTGTCGATCTGTTTCCTGTTGATCACCGCTGTGTGGTTGAACGTGGGATCGATGGACGTGAAACAGGCCGTCGGTGGTCAGGCGCAAGAAGACACGAAGAAAAGTCCTCTTGTGTGGATTCGCATGACGCCTGCCGGAGACTTGGACCTTGAAGTGCAACAAAGCTCTTTGGTTCCAGCGGGTCTTCGTAAGTTTCGCGTGGCGCAAGTTGATAAAAAGGTGAATTACGAAGGTTTGGAAAAAGCTCTGACAAACTTAAAAGCTGTCGAGCCTTCTCTGAATACGGGTTTGATTCAGCCGACGGCAGCGACTTCCTACGAAGAAATTATCGACGTTATGGATCAGCTGAAGAAGAGCGGAATGAACGATTTAGGCGTTTCTCCTTTATAA
- a CDS encoding MotA/TolQ/ExbB proton channel family protein, translated as MEFLTKVAQAFEHGGFWMWPILLIQVASIAIIIERTYALFVRRKLNQTAFAMGFEESIRRGEMDAVISKAQAGATENPVARAIAAGALAARNLGGKEEIQGKMDEVLLEENGHLDYRTGFLTMLGNVATLTGLLGTITGMIKSFAAVAFANPAEKASLLSAGISEAMNATAYGLIAAIPALVAYAILQNRANRLAEDLNQGGLKVYNWLSYSYDPMTSYQIKTNKSERHTEVNA; from the coding sequence ATGGAATTCCTAACGAAAGTTGCCCAAGCATTTGAACACGGTGGATTCTGGATGTGGCCGATCTTGCTCATCCAAGTAGCATCAATCGCTATTATCATTGAAAGAACTTACGCGCTTTTCGTGCGTCGCAAGTTGAATCAAACAGCATTTGCAATGGGCTTTGAAGAGTCTATTCGCCGCGGAGAAATGGATGCTGTGATCTCTAAAGCGCAAGCAGGTGCGACTGAAAATCCTGTCGCTCGTGCTATCGCTGCGGGTGCATTGGCTGCACGCAACTTGGGTGGCAAAGAAGAAATCCAAGGTAAAATGGACGAAGTTCTTCTTGAAGAAAACGGTCATCTTGATTACCGCACAGGTTTTTTGACGATGCTTGGTAACGTCGCAACTTTGACAGGTCTTCTTGGTACTATCACAGGTATGATCAAGTCATTCGCCGCAGTGGCATTCGCAAACCCAGCGGAAAAAGCATCTTTGCTTTCTGCCGGTATCTCTGAAGCGATGAATGCGACGGCTTACGGTTTGATCGCCGCGATCCCAGCTCTAGTTGCTTACGCAATTTTGCAGAACAGAGCGAATCGTTTGGCTGAAGATTTGAATCAAGGTGGTTTGAAAGTTTACAACTGGTTGAGCTACTCTTACGACCCAATGACATCTTACCAAATCAAAACCAACAAGTCTGAGCGCCACACTGAAGTGAATGCGTAA